In Microcoleus sp. FACHB-831, a single window of DNA contains:
- a CDS encoding ABC transporter ATP-binding protein: MNEQTRSRTRQNKDQAVHPLKRLLNYGRKYHVQIWQAIACSILNKVFDLAPPALVGTAVDVVVQKQDSLIAKLGVRDVFGQLLILAFLTFIIWSLESTFEYAYKLLWRNLAQTIEHDLRLDAYTHIQELELAYFEDRSTGGLMSILNDDINQLERFLDSGATEILQVLTTVVIIGSVFFILAPSVAWMSMLPMPFILWGSIVFQKRLAPYYADVREKVSLLNGQLSNNLSGITTIKSFTTEEYEAARIGRESDAYRQSNRKAIAISSAFVPLIRIIILFGFTATLIIGGMQAVAGKLSVGSYSIMIFFTERLLWPLTRLGDTFDQYQRAMASINRVMNLLDTPIAIHSGDISLPVEKVRGEVDLKNVTFAYNGLDPVIKNLSLQIPAGKTIAIVGSTGSGKSTLVKLLLRLYEIETGNITLDGIDIRNLKLKDLRRSIGLVSQDVFLFHGTVQENIVYGNPDATITEAIAAAKIAEAHDFIIQLPQGYDTIVGERGQKLSGGQRQRLAIARAVLKNPPILILDEATSAVDNETEAAIQRSLEQITINRTTIAIAHRLSTVRNADCIYVMEYGRLVEQGRHEQLLNQQGIYASLWRVQTGVKAEEN, from the coding sequence TTATGGTCGCAAGTATCACGTGCAAATCTGGCAAGCGATCGCTTGTTCTATCCTAAATAAAGTCTTCGACTTAGCACCCCCCGCCTTAGTCGGTACGGCTGTAGATGTAGTAGTGCAAAAACAGGATTCCCTAATTGCTAAATTGGGGGTACGCGATGTCTTCGGACAACTTTTGATACTTGCATTCCTCACCTTCATCATCTGGAGTTTGGAATCTACATTTGAGTACGCCTACAAATTGCTTTGGCGCAATCTAGCGCAGACAATTGAACACGACTTGCGACTCGATGCATATACGCACATACAGGAATTAGAATTAGCCTACTTTGAAGACCGCAGTACTGGCGGTTTGATGTCTATCCTTAATGATGATATCAATCAATTGGAGCGCTTCTTAGATAGCGGTGCAACTGAAATCCTCCAGGTACTCACAACAGTAGTAATTATTGGTAGCGTATTTTTCATTCTAGCCCCAAGCGTGGCTTGGATGTCCATGCTGCCCATGCCATTTATCTTATGGGGTTCCATCGTATTTCAAAAGCGACTTGCTCCCTATTATGCCGATGTGCGGGAAAAAGTAAGTTTGCTCAACGGGCAATTATCCAATAATTTGAGCGGCATTACAACAATTAAAAGCTTCACGACAGAAGAATATGAAGCCGCAAGAATTGGTAGGGAAAGCGATGCTTATAGACAAAGCAACAGGAAAGCGATCGCCATCAGTTCTGCCTTTGTTCCGTTAATTCGCATCATCATTTTATTCGGCTTTACTGCAACGCTAATAATTGGGGGAATGCAAGCAGTGGCAGGCAAGCTGTCTGTAGGTAGCTACAGTATAATGATCTTCTTTACAGAGCGTTTACTCTGGCCTTTGACTCGCCTGGGAGACACGTTCGACCAGTATCAAAGAGCTATGGCATCTATAAACAGAGTAATGAATCTTTTAGATACACCGATTGCCATTCATTCGGGAGATATTTCATTACCAGTCGAAAAAGTGCGCGGCGAAGTAGATTTAAAAAATGTCACCTTTGCTTACAATGGACTAGATCCAGTAATTAAAAATCTTTCCTTACAGATCCCCGCTGGTAAGACTATAGCGATTGTCGGTTCCACTGGTTCGGGTAAGAGTACCCTAGTGAAACTGTTACTAAGGTTGTATGAAATTGAAACAGGAAATATAACCTTAGATGGCATTGACATCCGCAATTTGAAGTTAAAAGATTTGCGGCGATCTATTGGCTTAGTTAGCCAAGATGTCTTCTTATTTCACGGTACGGTGCAGGAAAATATTGTCTATGGAAATCCTGATGCAACAATAACAGAAGCGATCGCTGCTGCTAAAATTGCCGAAGCCCACGATTTTATCATCCAACTTCCCCAAGGCTACGACACGATTGTTGGCGAACGCGGACAGAAATTATCAGGGGGACAGCGACAAAGATTGGCGATCGCGCGAGCAGTTTTGAAGAATCCGCCCATTCTTATCCTCGATGAAGCAACTTCTGCGGTGGATAATGAAACAGAAGCAGCAATTCAGCGATCGCTCGAACAAATTACCATTAACAGAACAACGATTGCGATCGCTCATCGCCTCTCCACCGTCCGCAATGCTGATTGCATCTATGTCATGGAATATGGTCGATTAGTAGAACAAGGACGCCACGAACAATTACTCAATCAACAGGGAATTTATGCTAGTTTGTGGCGAGTACAGACGGGGGTGAAAGCAGAGGAGAATTAA